Proteins found in one Anopheles aquasalis chromosome 3, idAnoAquaMG_Q_19, whole genome shotgun sequence genomic segment:
- the LOC126578402 gene encoding homeobox protein Meis1-like, whose translation MQESSVTALPVSGVTATGLGIVGGNGTGNGGAAINATINLTTSTASGNGSVPGLPGGPVTVPGMTGSNAAAISTTPGGGTSSSSSGSGNTNNNTIIPSSNNSSSNSSSSSSTISPHGLSDMDQAQFEADKRAVYKHPLFSLLALLLEKCEQATQGYIPSQSSASSPNGSSNNGAGDGDSFSRDIQAFVQLLEKEKRPLLTNNSELDGLMIKALQVLRIHLLELEKVQELCRDFCTRYIACLRSKMQSENLLRSDYALEHNNNLSNSNSPINSPEQDLSGSAQGYYQGGDYLQGSDTSDYSNMQAKGAEYSDGSDQQQQFQQLQNTPAVALLQHPLHQQGPAVVAPVMATVPDAMITSRGDTDMNNPLTSVLEGSTQLTDLTAAAAATAMAFQQHHSLQQQQHPAYQHHQLAALRYPPPAVALPTLPLDMYAGQLSPCGSSDELDSELDDDSSSGGKRLKRGILPKQATGVMRAWLFQHLVHPYPTEDEKRAIAAQTSLTLLQVNNWFINARRRILLPMLENASDNSGE comes from the exons ATGCAAGAGAGCAGCGTAACGGCACTGCCCGTGTCGGGCGTTACGGCCACCGGTTTGGGCATCGTTGGTGGTAACGGCACCGGGAATGGCGGTGCAGCGAtcaacgccaccatcaacctcaccaccagcaccgccagtgGGAACGGATCGGTTCCGGGACTCCCTGGCGGCCCCGTGACGGTACCTGGTATGACCGGGAGCAATGCCGCGGCTATCAGCACGACCCCCGGCGGcggcactagcagcagcagcagcggcagcggcaacaccaacaacaacaccatcatccccagcagtaacaacagcagcagcaacagtagcagcagcagctccacgatCTCACCACATGGCCTCAGCGATATGGATCAGGCACAGTTCGAGGCCGACAAGCGGGCCGTCTACAA ACATCCACTGTTCTcgctgctggcgttgctgctggaaaagtgCGAACAGGCGACGCAAGGCTACATTCCCTCCCAGTCATCCGCCTCGAGTCCAAACGGGTCCTCCAACAACGGTGCGGGCGATGGGGACAGTTTTTCCCGAGACATTCAG GCCTTTGTACAGTTgctggagaaagagaagcgtCCACTGCTGACGAACAACAGTGAGCTCGATGGGCTGATGATCAAGGCGCTGCAGGTGCTGCGGATACATTTGCTCGAGCTGGAGAAAGTGCAGGAGCTGTGCCGCGACTTTTGCACCCGCTACATTGCCTGCCTGCGGAGCAAGATGCAGTCGGAGAATCTGCTCCGATCGGACTATGCGCtcgagcacaacaacaacctctcCAACTCGAACAGTCCCATCAACAGCCCGGAGCAG GATCTTTCGGGGAGTGCGCAAGGATACTACCAGGGCGGAGACTATCTGCAGGGCAGTGACACTAGCGACTATAGCAATATGCAAG CGAAAGGAGCAGAGTACAGTGACGGTAGtgaccagcaacaacagttccagcagctccagaacACTCCCGCTGTTGCACTCCTACAGCATCCCCTTCATCAACAAGGACCAGCTGTTGTTGCGCCGGTGATGGCCACAGTCCCCGATGCAATGATAACCAGCAGAGGTGATACCGATATGAACAATCCTTTAACGAGTGTCCTGGAAGGATCCACTCAGCTCACCGacctgacagcagcagccgcagcgacCGCAATGGCCTTCCAGCAACATCATTcactacagcaacagcaacatcctgcctaccaacatcatcagctcGCGGCACTCCGATATCCCCCGCCAGCTGTAGCGCTTCCAACGCTTCCGCTCGATATGTACGCTGGCCAACTGTCACCGTGCGGTAGCTCGGACGAGCTGGACTCGGAGCTGGACGATGATTCGTCGTCGGGTGGCAAGCGCCTTAAGCGGGGCATCCTGCCAAAGCAGGCTACCGGTGTCATGCGGGCATGGTTGTTTCAGCATCTAGTC CATCCTTATCCTACTGAAGACGAGAAGCGTGCGATCGCTGCCCAGACCAGTCTCACATTGCTGCAG GTCAACAACTGGTTCATCAATGCGCGGCGCCGTAtactgctgccgatgctaGAGAATGCTTCGGATAATTCGGGCGAGTAA